One Spinacia oleracea cultivar Varoflay chromosome 4, BTI_SOV_V1, whole genome shotgun sequence DNA segment encodes these proteins:
- the LOC110789354 gene encoding beta-1,3-galactosyltransferase 7-like: protein MKATSKSSSTWRVSFTYIFALCIFSFSLGLFFSNSYNLASRHKHDQTIKLSYEDCASDNQNPQEGKGIMAHVRKNQKAILSLDKKMDAIKTKLKEDQQDDDREEEEEEEEEERLNSMTTSSNALSSGNNTTGVHRQKVFMVIGINTAFSSRKRRDSVRDTWMPTGADLLKLEKERGIIIRFMIGHTATGNGVLDQAIDDENAQHKDFLRLDHVEGYLELSAKTKAFFCTAYAKWDAEFYVKVDDDIHVNLGMLSATLVRHHLKPRVYVGCMKSGPVLYQKGVKYHEPEHWKFGEIGNKYFRHATGQIYAISKDLAEYISVNQEILHMYVNEDVSLGAWFIGLEVEHVDDMSMCCGTEDCQRKLKEGDVCVASFDWKCSGICKSVDRMKDVHIRCGEGSAAM, encoded by the exons ATGAAGGCTACTAGCAAGAGTAGTAGTACTTGGAGAGTTTCTTTCACTTATATTTTTGCTCTTTGCATTTTCAGCTTTTCTCTTGGATTGTTTTTCTCCAACAG TTATAACCTAGCATCACGACATAAGCATGATCAAACGATTAAGCTTAGCTATGAAGATTGCGCATCAGACAATCAG AACCCCCAAGAAGGCAAGGGCATAATGGCACACGTACGCAAAAACCAGAAGGCGATCTT ATCGTTGGACAAGAAAATGGATGCAATCAAgacaaagctaaaggaagatcaacAGGATGATGacagagaagaagaagaagaagaagaagaagaagagaggcTAAACTCCATGACCACATCGTCCAACGCTCTCTCATCAGGGAATAACACAACAGGAGTTCATAGACAGAAAGTGTTTATGGTAATAGGTATCAACACCGCCTTCAGCAGCAGAAAAAGGCGTGATTCTGTTAGAGACACTTGGATGCCTACTG GAGCAGACTTACTAAAATTAGAGAAAGAAAGAGGAATCATCATCCGCTTTATGATTGGCCACAC GGCTACAGGCAATGGGGTTCTAGATCAAGCTATTGACGACGAAAATGCCCAGCACAAAGACTTCCTCAGACTT GATCATGTTGAGGGTTATCTGGAGCTATCTGCAAAGACAAAAGCATTTTTCTGTACTGCATATGCAAAGTGGGACGCTGAATTCTATGTCAAGGTTGATGATGATATTCATGTCAACTTGG gtATGCTTTCTGCAACTCTGGTTCGCCACCATCTGAAACCCAGAGTTTATGTAGGGTGCATGAAGTCTGGTCCTGTTCTCTATCAGAA GGGAGTAAAATACCATGAACCCGAGCACTGGAAATTCGGAGAGATAGGAAACAAGTACTTCCGACATGCAACAGGGCAGATTTATGCAATCTCCAAAGACCTGGCTGAATACATTTCTGTCAATCA GGAAATACTTCACATGTATGTCAACGAGGATGTCTCACTTGGGGCCTGGTTCATAGGCCTTGAGGTTGAGCACGTAGATGATATGAGTATGTGCTGCGGCACTGAGGATTGCCAGAGGAAATTGAAGGAAGGTGATGTTTGTGTAGCATCGTTTGATTGGAAATGCAGTGGGATTTGCAAGTCAGTAGACAGAATGAAGGATGTACACATCAGGTGTGGTGAAGGTTCAGCAGCTATGTAG
- the LOC110789353 gene encoding translation factor GUF1 homolog, chloroplastic, with protein MASATTTTTAISRLTVLFPANAGVSYPLRNSNFPSSSRQNGRYPPRITTTFRANRRLRVVSQAAGAPSKDVSSIGVGQDRLLKVPVSKIRNFCIIAHIDHGKSTLADKLLETTGTVQKREMKEQFLDNMDLERERGITIKLQAARMRYVHNNEPHCLNLIDTPGHVDFSYEVSRSLAACEGALLVVDASQGVEAQTLANVYLALENNLEIIPVLNKIDLPGADPDLVAKEIEEVIGMDCSNAILCSAKEGIGITEILDAIVERIPPPPDTSSMPLRALIFDSYYDPYRGVIAYFRVIDGTMKKGDRIYFMISGKDYYADEIGVLSPNQMQVEQLYAGEVGYLSASIRSVADARVGDTITSYGRKAEKPLPGYQESTPMVFCGLFPVDADQFPELRDALDKLQLNDASLKFEPETSSAMGFGFRCGFLGLLHMEIIQERLEREYNLSLITTAPSVVYRVNCSDGELVECSNPAALPEPGKRKSIDEPYVKIEILTPKDYIGPLMELAQERRAEFKEMKFITEIRASLSYAMPLAEMVGDFFDQLKSRSKGYASMEYTFMGYRESDLVKLDIQINGDRVDPLATIVHRDKAYSVGRALTQKLKELIPRQMFKVPIQACIGSKVIASEAISAIRKDVLAKCYGGDITRKKKLLKKQAEGKKRMKSIGKVDVPQEAFMAVLKLEKEVV; from the exons ATGGCTAGTGCAACCACCACTACAACGGCCATCTCCCGCCTCACAGTTCTATTCCCCGCCAACGCTGGCGTAAGTTACCCCCTCAGAAACTCCAATTTCCCTTCATCTTCTCGCCAAAATGGCCGCTACCCACCTCGAATTACCACCACTTTCAGGGCTAATCGCCGGCTTAGGGTCGTCTCTCAGGCTGCTGGTGCCCCATCTAAGGACGTTTCTTCCATTGGAGTGGGACAAGACCGTCTATTGAAG GTCCCAGTTTCTAAAATTAGGAACTTTTGCATTATCGCACATATAGATCATGGGAAATCAACTTTGGCCGACAAATTGCTTGAAACAACGGGTACTGTTCAAAAGCGTGAGATGAAGGAACAATTCCTTGATAACATggatttagagagagaaagaggaatcACTATTAAACTGCAG GCAGCACGTATGCGTTATGTTCATAACAATGAACCACATTGTTTAAACCTAATTGATACTCCAGGACACGTGGACTTTTCTTATGAG gtctcccGATCTCTGGCTGCATGTGAGGGTGCCCTCCTTGTTGTAGATGCTTCTCAG GGAGTGGAAGCTCAAACTTTAGCCAATGTATACCTGGCATTGGAAAACAACTTAGAAATAATCCCC GTTCTTAACAAGATAGATTTGCCTGGTGCCGATCCCGATCTTGTCGCCAAGGagattgaagag GTAATTGGAATGGATTGTAGCAATGCAATTCTCTGCTCTGCAAAG GAGGGCATTGGAATTACTGAAATTCTTGATGCTATTGTTGAAAGGATTCCTCCACCTCCTGATACTTCCTCAATGCCCTTAAGGGCTCTAATATTTGATAG TTATTATGATCCATACAGGGGAGTGATTGCATATTTTCGAGTAATTGATGGAACTATGAAGAAAGGTGACCGGATTTATTTCATGATCAGTGGAAAG GATTACTACGCTGATGAAATTGGAGTTCTTTCTCCTAATCAAATGCAAGTTGAACAACTTTATGCTGGTGAG GTCGGTTACCTCTCAGCCTCAATCAGATCAGTTGCAGATGCCAGAGTTGGGGACACCATCACTTCTTACGGCCGCAAGGCAGAGAAACCTCTTCCTGGATATCAGGAGTCTACTCCAATGGTCTTCTGTGGTTTATTTCCAGTTGATGCAGACCA GTTTCCCGAGTTACGTGATGCATTGGATAAGCTGCAGCTTAATGATGCCTCCTTGAAG TTTGAACCAGAGACCTCGTCTGCAATGGGTTTTGGATTTAGATGTGGGTTTTTGGGTCTTCTGCACATGGAAATTATTCAG GAAAGACTGGAACGAGAGTATAATTTGTCCCTAATAACTACTGCCCCAAGCGTTGTATATCGAGTGAATTGCTCAGATGGTGAATTG GTTGAATGCTCTAATCCTGCTGCACTTCCAGAACCTGGCAAACGTAAATCAATCGACGAGCCATATGTTAAG ATTGAAATACTTACACCGAAAGACTATATTGGTCCATTGATGGAGCTGGCTCAAGAAAGAAGGGCAGAGTTTAAAGAAATGAAATTTATCACTGAGATTAGAGCATCATTAAGCTATGCAATGCCATTGGCGGAG ATGGTGGGTGACTTTTTTGACCAGCTGAAGTCCAGGAGTAAAGGTTATGCCAGCATGGAGTACACCTTTATGGG GTATCGGGAAAGCGACTTGGTTAAGCTTGATATTCAAATAAATGGTGATCGTGTGGATCCTTTGGCTACTATTGTTCATAGAGATAAG GCGTACAGCGTGGGGCGGGCCTTGACTCAAAAGTTGAAGGAGCTTATACCACGTCAGATGTTTAAAGTACCTATTCAA GCATGCATCGGCTCTAAAGTTATTGCAAGTGAAGCTATTTCTGCAATTAGAAAGGATGTTTTGGCCAAATGCTATG GTGGTGACATAACAAGAAAGAAGAAATTACTGAAAAAACAg GCTGAAGGGAAAAAGAGAATGAAGTCTATTGGCAAAGTGGATGTACCACAAGAAGCATTCATGGCTGTGTTGAAGCTTGAAAAGGAGGTAGTATGA